The Mus caroli chromosome 1, CAROLI_EIJ_v1.1, whole genome shotgun sequence genome has a window encoding:
- the Angel2 gene encoding protein angel homolog 2 isoform X4, protein MEGTIKRNWEYLCSHNKENTKDLEDRNVDSTCEDREDKFDFSVMSYNILSQDLLEDNSHLYRHCRRPVLHWSFRFPNILKEIKHFDADVLCLQEVQEDHYGTEIRPSLESLGYHCEYKMKTGRKPDGCAICFKHSKFSLLSVNPVEFCRRDIPLLDRDNIGLVLLLQPKMPRAASPSICIANTHLLYNPRRGDIKLTQLAMLLAEIANVTHRKDGSSCPIVMCGDFNSVPGSPLYSFIKEGKLNYEGLAIGKVSGQEQSSRGQRILSIPIWPPNLGISQNCVYEAQQVPKVEKTDSDVTQAQQEKAEVPVSADKVSSHLQHGFSLSSVYSHYVPDTGVPEVTTCHSQSAITVDYIFYTAKEENTAQGPGAEVALVGGLKLLARLSLLTEQDLWTVNGLPNEHNSSDHLPLLAKFRLEL, encoded by the exons ATGGAAG GAACAATAAAAAGGAACTGGGAGTATTTATGTAGCCATAATAAAGAGAATACAAAGGACCTAGAAGACAGAAATGTTGACTCCACATGTGAGGACCGTGAAGATAAGTTTGACTTCTCAGTGATGTCTTATAACATCCTCTCGCAGGATTTACTGGAGGATAACTCTCACCTCTACAGACACTGCCGACGTCCAGTGTTACACTGGAGTTTTCGGTTCCccaatattttgaaagaaatcaaACATTTTGATGCAGAT GTGCTTTGTCTGCAGGAAGTTCAAGAAGATCATTATGGGACAGAAATCAGGCCAAGTCTGGAATCACTGG GTTATCACTGTGAATATAAgatgaaaacaggaaggaagcccGACGGCTGTGCCATCTGCTTCAAACATTCCAAGTTCTCGCTCTTATCTGTGAACCCAGTGGAGTTCTGCCGCCGTGATATTCCTCTGTTGGACAGAGACAACATTGGATTAGTTTTACTCCTGCAGCCCAAGATGCCACGTGCTGCCTCTCCATCCATCTGCATAGCTAACACACATCTGCTGTATAATCCACGGCGCGGTGACATTAAGCTGACCCAGCTGGCAATGCTGCTAGCTGAGATTGCCAATGTGACCCATCGCAAAGATGGCAGCTCCTGTCCTATTGTCATGTGTGGTGACTTTAATTCTGTTCCTGGTTCTCCACTCTATAGTTTcataaaggaaggaaaattaaattatgaaggTCTTGCAATTGGAAAG GTATCTGGCCAGGAACAGTCTTCACGGGGACAAAGAATTTTATCTATTCCAATTTGGCCCCCAAACCTAGGCATCTCTCAGAACTGTGTTTATGAGGCACAGCAGGTTCCCAAAGTAGAAAAGACAG ACAGTGATGTGactcaagcacagcaggagaaagCGGAGGTCCCAGTGTCAGCTGACAA AGTGTCCTCGCACCTACAGCACGGTTTCAGCTTGTCATCTGTCTATTCCCATTATGTTCCTGACACTGGAGTTCCAGAGGTGACCACCTGCCATTCCCAAAGTGCCATAACTGTTGATTATATTTTCTACACTGCAAAGGAGGAGAACACTGCTCAGGGTCCAG GAGCTGAAGttgctttggttggtggcttgAAACTTCTAGCTAGACTGTCACTTCTAACAGAACAAGACTTGTGGACTGTGAATGGCCTTCCCAATGAGCACAACTCCTCAGATCACCTGCCTTTGCTGGCCAAGTTCAGGCTTGAGCTCTGA
- the Angel2 gene encoding protein angel homolog 2 isoform X1 — MAFSEYQLVSLALRWRLGLQRKLRYSMFPYPLKSLGQDWTTPWEDLQKYCWRRHISSCLRWPGHYSRAPYPYFSSRHFSLNCRPPFLFESGMQFQYYNWRPDHLSNASLIHLSRHVMTSDRDEPSSKRRKHQGTIKRNWEYLCSHNKENTKDLEDRNVDSTCEDREDKFDFSVMSYNILSQDLLEDNSHLYRHCRRPVLHWSFRFPNILKEIKHFDADVLCLQEVQEDHYGTEIRPSLESLGYHCEYKMKTGRKPDGCAICFKHSKFSLLSVNPVEFCRRDIPLLDRDNIGLVLLLQPKMPRAASPSICIANTHLLYNPRRGDIKLTQLAMLLAEIANVTHRKDGSSCPIVMCGDFNSVPGSPLYSFIKEGKLNYEGLAIGKVSGQEQSSRGQRILSIPIWPPNLGISQNCVYEAQQVPKVEKTDSDVTQAQQEKAEVPVSADKVSSHLQHGFSLSSVYSHYVPDTGVPEVTTCHSQSAITVDYIFYTAKEENTAQGPGAEVALVGGLKLLARLSLLTEQDLWTVNGLPNEHNSSDHLPLLAKFRLEL, encoded by the exons ATGGCATTTTCTGAGTACCAGCTTGTGAGCTTGGCCCTTCGGTGGAGACTTGGCTTACAGAGAAAACTGAG atactCCATGTTTCCCTATCCTCTAAAGAGTTTGGGTCAAGACTGGACCACGCCGTGGGAGGATCTACAGAAATATTGCTGGCGCAGACACATTTCCAGTTGTTTGAGGTGGCCAGGACATTACTCCCGTGCGCCTTACCCATACTTCAGTAGCAGGCATTTCTCATTGAACTGTAGACCACCTTTTCTGTTTGAGTCTGGAATGCAGTTTCAGTACTATAATTGGAGACCTGACCACCTGAGCAACGCATCCTTGATCCATCTCTCTCGTCACGTCATGACCTCTGACAGAGATGAGCCCTCATCTAAACGAAGAAAACATCAAG GAACAATAAAAAGGAACTGGGAGTATTTATGTAGCCATAATAAAGAGAATACAAAGGACCTAGAAGACAGAAATGTTGACTCCACATGTGAGGACCGTGAAGATAAGTTTGACTTCTCAGTGATGTCTTATAACATCCTCTCGCAGGATTTACTGGAGGATAACTCTCACCTCTACAGACACTGCCGACGTCCAGTGTTACACTGGAGTTTTCGGTTCCccaatattttgaaagaaatcaaACATTTTGATGCAGAT GTGCTTTGTCTGCAGGAAGTTCAAGAAGATCATTATGGGACAGAAATCAGGCCAAGTCTGGAATCACTGG GTTATCACTGTGAATATAAgatgaaaacaggaaggaagcccGACGGCTGTGCCATCTGCTTCAAACATTCCAAGTTCTCGCTCTTATCTGTGAACCCAGTGGAGTTCTGCCGCCGTGATATTCCTCTGTTGGACAGAGACAACATTGGATTAGTTTTACTCCTGCAGCCCAAGATGCCACGTGCTGCCTCTCCATCCATCTGCATAGCTAACACACATCTGCTGTATAATCCACGGCGCGGTGACATTAAGCTGACCCAGCTGGCAATGCTGCTAGCTGAGATTGCCAATGTGACCCATCGCAAAGATGGCAGCTCCTGTCCTATTGTCATGTGTGGTGACTTTAATTCTGTTCCTGGTTCTCCACTCTATAGTTTcataaaggaaggaaaattaaattatgaaggTCTTGCAATTGGAAAG GTATCTGGCCAGGAACAGTCTTCACGGGGACAAAGAATTTTATCTATTCCAATTTGGCCCCCAAACCTAGGCATCTCTCAGAACTGTGTTTATGAGGCACAGCAGGTTCCCAAAGTAGAAAAGACAG ACAGTGATGTGactcaagcacagcaggagaaagCGGAGGTCCCAGTGTCAGCTGACAA AGTGTCCTCGCACCTACAGCACGGTTTCAGCTTGTCATCTGTCTATTCCCATTATGTTCCTGACACTGGAGTTCCAGAGGTGACCACCTGCCATTCCCAAAGTGCCATAACTGTTGATTATATTTTCTACACTGCAAAGGAGGAGAACACTGCTCAGGGTCCAG GAGCTGAAGttgctttggttggtggcttgAAACTTCTAGCTAGACTGTCACTTCTAACAGAACAAGACTTGTGGACTGTGAATGGCCTTCCCAATGAGCACAACTCCTCAGATCACCTGCCTTTGCTGGCCAAGTTCAGGCTTGAGCTCTGA
- the Angel2 gene encoding protein angel homolog 2 isoform X3 has product MFPYPLKSLGQDWTTPWEDLQKYCWRRHISSCLRWPGHYSRAPYPYFSSRHFSLNCRPPFLFESGMQFQYYNWRPDHLSNASLIHLSRHVMTSDRDEPSSKRRKHQGTIKRNWEYLCSHNKENTKDLEDRNVDSTCEDREDKFDFSVMSYNILSQDLLEDNSHLYRHCRRPVLHWSFRFPNILKEIKHFDADVLCLQEVQEDHYGTEIRPSLESLGYHCEYKMKTGRKPDGCAICFKHSKFSLLSVNPVEFCRRDIPLLDRDNIGLVLLLQPKMPRAASPSICIANTHLLYNPRRGDIKLTQLAMLLAEIANVTHRKDGSSCPIVMCGDFNSVPGSPLYSFIKEGKLNYEGLAIGKVSGQEQSSRGQRILSIPIWPPNLGISQNCVYEAQQVPKVEKTDSDVTQAQQEKAEVPVSADKVSSHLQHGFSLSSVYSHYVPDTGVPEVTTCHSQSAITVDYIFYTAKEENTAQGPGAEVALVGGLKLLARLSLLTEQDLWTVNGLPNEHNSSDHLPLLAKFRLEL; this is encoded by the exons ATGTTTCCCTATCCTCTAAAGAGTTTGGGTCAAGACTGGACCACGCCGTGGGAGGATCTACAGAAATATTGCTGGCGCAGACACATTTCCAGTTGTTTGAGGTGGCCAGGACATTACTCCCGTGCGCCTTACCCATACTTCAGTAGCAGGCATTTCTCATTGAACTGTAGACCACCTTTTCTGTTTGAGTCTGGAATGCAGTTTCAGTACTATAATTGGAGACCTGACCACCTGAGCAACGCATCCTTGATCCATCTCTCTCGTCACGTCATGACCTCTGACAGAGATGAGCCCTCATCTAAACGAAGAAAACATCAAG GAACAATAAAAAGGAACTGGGAGTATTTATGTAGCCATAATAAAGAGAATACAAAGGACCTAGAAGACAGAAATGTTGACTCCACATGTGAGGACCGTGAAGATAAGTTTGACTTCTCAGTGATGTCTTATAACATCCTCTCGCAGGATTTACTGGAGGATAACTCTCACCTCTACAGACACTGCCGACGTCCAGTGTTACACTGGAGTTTTCGGTTCCccaatattttgaaagaaatcaaACATTTTGATGCAGAT GTGCTTTGTCTGCAGGAAGTTCAAGAAGATCATTATGGGACAGAAATCAGGCCAAGTCTGGAATCACTGG GTTATCACTGTGAATATAAgatgaaaacaggaaggaagcccGACGGCTGTGCCATCTGCTTCAAACATTCCAAGTTCTCGCTCTTATCTGTGAACCCAGTGGAGTTCTGCCGCCGTGATATTCCTCTGTTGGACAGAGACAACATTGGATTAGTTTTACTCCTGCAGCCCAAGATGCCACGTGCTGCCTCTCCATCCATCTGCATAGCTAACACACATCTGCTGTATAATCCACGGCGCGGTGACATTAAGCTGACCCAGCTGGCAATGCTGCTAGCTGAGATTGCCAATGTGACCCATCGCAAAGATGGCAGCTCCTGTCCTATTGTCATGTGTGGTGACTTTAATTCTGTTCCTGGTTCTCCACTCTATAGTTTcataaaggaaggaaaattaaattatgaaggTCTTGCAATTGGAAAG GTATCTGGCCAGGAACAGTCTTCACGGGGACAAAGAATTTTATCTATTCCAATTTGGCCCCCAAACCTAGGCATCTCTCAGAACTGTGTTTATGAGGCACAGCAGGTTCCCAAAGTAGAAAAGACAG ACAGTGATGTGactcaagcacagcaggagaaagCGGAGGTCCCAGTGTCAGCTGACAA AGTGTCCTCGCACCTACAGCACGGTTTCAGCTTGTCATCTGTCTATTCCCATTATGTTCCTGACACTGGAGTTCCAGAGGTGACCACCTGCCATTCCCAAAGTGCCATAACTGTTGATTATATTTTCTACACTGCAAAGGAGGAGAACACTGCTCAGGGTCCAG GAGCTGAAGttgctttggttggtggcttgAAACTTCTAGCTAGACTGTCACTTCTAACAGAACAAGACTTGTGGACTGTGAATGGCCTTCCCAATGAGCACAACTCCTCAGATCACCTGCCTTTGCTGGCCAAGTTCAGGCTTGAGCTCTGA
- the Angel2 gene encoding protein angel homolog 2 isoform X2: METWRCVRRGYGRCVAGRGRYSMFPYPLKSLGQDWTTPWEDLQKYCWRRHISSCLRWPGHYSRAPYPYFSSRHFSLNCRPPFLFESGMQFQYYNWRPDHLSNASLIHLSRHVMTSDRDEPSSKRRKHQGTIKRNWEYLCSHNKENTKDLEDRNVDSTCEDREDKFDFSVMSYNILSQDLLEDNSHLYRHCRRPVLHWSFRFPNILKEIKHFDADVLCLQEVQEDHYGTEIRPSLESLGYHCEYKMKTGRKPDGCAICFKHSKFSLLSVNPVEFCRRDIPLLDRDNIGLVLLLQPKMPRAASPSICIANTHLLYNPRRGDIKLTQLAMLLAEIANVTHRKDGSSCPIVMCGDFNSVPGSPLYSFIKEGKLNYEGLAIGKVSGQEQSSRGQRILSIPIWPPNLGISQNCVYEAQQVPKVEKTDSDVTQAQQEKAEVPVSADKVSSHLQHGFSLSSVYSHYVPDTGVPEVTTCHSQSAITVDYIFYTAKEENTAQGPGAEVALVGGLKLLARLSLLTEQDLWTVNGLPNEHNSSDHLPLLAKFRLEL, encoded by the exons ATGGAGACGTGGCGCTGTGTGAGGAGGGGCTACGGCCGCTGTGTGGCGGGGCGAGGCCG atactCCATGTTTCCCTATCCTCTAAAGAGTTTGGGTCAAGACTGGACCACGCCGTGGGAGGATCTACAGAAATATTGCTGGCGCAGACACATTTCCAGTTGTTTGAGGTGGCCAGGACATTACTCCCGTGCGCCTTACCCATACTTCAGTAGCAGGCATTTCTCATTGAACTGTAGACCACCTTTTCTGTTTGAGTCTGGAATGCAGTTTCAGTACTATAATTGGAGACCTGACCACCTGAGCAACGCATCCTTGATCCATCTCTCTCGTCACGTCATGACCTCTGACAGAGATGAGCCCTCATCTAAACGAAGAAAACATCAAG GAACAATAAAAAGGAACTGGGAGTATTTATGTAGCCATAATAAAGAGAATACAAAGGACCTAGAAGACAGAAATGTTGACTCCACATGTGAGGACCGTGAAGATAAGTTTGACTTCTCAGTGATGTCTTATAACATCCTCTCGCAGGATTTACTGGAGGATAACTCTCACCTCTACAGACACTGCCGACGTCCAGTGTTACACTGGAGTTTTCGGTTCCccaatattttgaaagaaatcaaACATTTTGATGCAGAT GTGCTTTGTCTGCAGGAAGTTCAAGAAGATCATTATGGGACAGAAATCAGGCCAAGTCTGGAATCACTGG GTTATCACTGTGAATATAAgatgaaaacaggaaggaagcccGACGGCTGTGCCATCTGCTTCAAACATTCCAAGTTCTCGCTCTTATCTGTGAACCCAGTGGAGTTCTGCCGCCGTGATATTCCTCTGTTGGACAGAGACAACATTGGATTAGTTTTACTCCTGCAGCCCAAGATGCCACGTGCTGCCTCTCCATCCATCTGCATAGCTAACACACATCTGCTGTATAATCCACGGCGCGGTGACATTAAGCTGACCCAGCTGGCAATGCTGCTAGCTGAGATTGCCAATGTGACCCATCGCAAAGATGGCAGCTCCTGTCCTATTGTCATGTGTGGTGACTTTAATTCTGTTCCTGGTTCTCCACTCTATAGTTTcataaaggaaggaaaattaaattatgaaggTCTTGCAATTGGAAAG GTATCTGGCCAGGAACAGTCTTCACGGGGACAAAGAATTTTATCTATTCCAATTTGGCCCCCAAACCTAGGCATCTCTCAGAACTGTGTTTATGAGGCACAGCAGGTTCCCAAAGTAGAAAAGACAG ACAGTGATGTGactcaagcacagcaggagaaagCGGAGGTCCCAGTGTCAGCTGACAA AGTGTCCTCGCACCTACAGCACGGTTTCAGCTTGTCATCTGTCTATTCCCATTATGTTCCTGACACTGGAGTTCCAGAGGTGACCACCTGCCATTCCCAAAGTGCCATAACTGTTGATTATATTTTCTACACTGCAAAGGAGGAGAACACTGCTCAGGGTCCAG GAGCTGAAGttgctttggttggtggcttgAAACTTCTAGCTAGACTGTCACTTCTAACAGAACAAGACTTGTGGACTGTGAATGGCCTTCCCAATGAGCACAACTCCTCAGATCACCTGCCTTTGCTGGCCAAGTTCAGGCTTGAGCTCTGA